The following are from one region of the Bactrocera oleae isolate idBacOlea1 chromosome 6, idBacOlea1, whole genome shotgun sequence genome:
- the LOC106621523 gene encoding succinate-semialdehyde dehydrogenase, mitochondrial isoform X2, protein MKSSGLPHNEDRARLSLIPFHIKAKLVLLDTKPFSSLVQSKAFINGNWINASCNKTFEVINPANGSVVGSVPNMDVNDAALAIQAAKNAFEQSEWPKFTAKERSSLLKKWFHMIDKNVNEISSIMSAESGKPIHEARGEVAYGCTIVIKPAEDTPLTALALVKLAEEAGFPDGVINIVTTNNAAPIGDLFCKSPDVKGISFTGSTEVGKWLFRNSSDGIKRISLELGGNAPFIVFNTANLEKAADAAIASKFRNCGQTCVSANRFFLQHEIHDKFIDLIKQRVESLKVGDGSKPDVQIGPLINNMQFKKVSSYVEDARSKGAEILFGGNPLEKLGKLFYSPTIISNVPANAKLYTEEVFGPVVSIVKFKTEEEVIHAANNSRRGLAGYFFSENIQQVFRVARLLEVGMVGVNEGLISAAEAPFGGVKESGIGREGSHHGIDEYVEIKYICMGNLKY, encoded by the exons AAACTTGTTTTACTGGATACCAAGCCATTTTCATCTTTGGTACAGTCAAAGGCCTTTATAAATGGGAATTGGATTAATGCAAGCTGTAATAAAACGTTTGAAGTCATCAATCCAGCTAATGGAAGTGTGGTCGGATCTGTTCCTAATATGGATGTTAATGATGCTGCTCTCGCAATACAAGCAGCTAAGAATGCGTTTGAACAATCTGAGTGGCCTAAATTTACGGCCAAAGAACGTTCGAGTTTGTTGAAG AAATGGTTTCATATGAttgataaaaatgtaaatgaaatatcTTCTATTATGAGTGCGGAATCTGGAAAACCAATTCATGAAGCTCGTGGAGAAGTTGCCTATG GCTGTACTATTGTGATCAAACCGGCTGAGGACACGCCACTTACAGCTCTAGCCCTTGTTAAACTGGCGGAGGAGGCTGGTTTTCCGGATGGAGTGATTAACATTGTAACGACGAATAATGCAGCGCCCATTGGTGATTTGTTTTGTAAGAGTCCTGATGTTAAGGGTATATCTTTCACTGGGTCTACAGAAGTTGGGAAATGGTTATTCCGAAAttcatcagatggaattaaacgTATATCATTAGAATTAGGTGGAAATGCTCCATTTATTGTGTTTAACACTGCGAACTTAGAAAAGGCTGCGGATGCTGCAATTGCTTCGAAATTTCGAAACTGTGGGCAGACTTGTGTATCAGCAAATCGCTTCTTTTTGCAACATGAAATACATgacaaatttattgatttaataaAACAACGGGTTGAATCACTAAAAGTTGGAGATGGTTCAAAGCCAGATGTTCAAATCGGTCCACTTATAAATAACATGCAATTTAAAAAG GTTAGCTCATACGTTGAAGACGCTCGTTCAAAAGGTGCTGAAATATTATTTGGTGGTAACCCACTAGAAAAGTTGGGAAAGCTATTTTACTCGCCGACAATAATCTCAAATGTGCCAGCTAATGCTAAGTTGTATACGGAGGAAGTTTTTGGACCCGTTGTCTCAATAGTCAAATTTAAAACCGAAGAAGAGGTTATACATGCTGCTAACAATTCCAGGCGGGGTCTTGCTGGATATTTTTTCAGTGAAAATATACAGCAAGTATTTCGTGTTGCTAGACTTTTGGAAGTTGGTATGGTTGGTGTTAATGAGGGATTAATTTCTGCCGCTGAAGCACCGTTTGGGGGTGTTAAAGAATCAGGTATTGGTCGCGAAGGTAGCCATCATGGTATTGACGAATACgtcgaaattaaatatatttgcatgggaaacttgaaatattaa
- the LOC106621523 gene encoding succinate-semialdehyde dehydrogenase [NADP(+)] GabD isoform X1, which translates to MKSSGLPHNEDRARLSLIPFHIKAKLVLLDTKPFSSLVQSKAFINGNWINASCNKTFEVINPANGSVVGSVPNMDVNDAALAIQAAKNAFEQSEWPKFTAKERSSLLKKWFHMIDKNVNEISSIMSAESGKPIHEARGEVAYGNAFIEWFAEEARRIYGDIIPSPVKDREIIVMKQPLGVAALITPWNFPLAMITRKAGAALAAGCTIVIKPAEDTPLTALALVKLAEEAGFPDGVINIVTTNNAAPIGDLFCKSPDVKGISFTGSTEVGKWLFRNSSDGIKRISLELGGNAPFIVFNTANLEKAADAAIASKFRNCGQTCVSANRFFLQHEIHDKFIDLIKQRVESLKVGDGSKPDVQIGPLINNMQFKKVSSYVEDARSKGAEILFGGNPLEKLGKLFYSPTIISNVPANAKLYTEEVFGPVVSIVKFKTEEEVIHAANNSRRGLAGYFFSENIQQVFRVARLLEVGMVGVNEGLISAAEAPFGGVKESGIGREGSHHGIDEYVEIKYICMGNLKY; encoded by the exons AAACTTGTTTTACTGGATACCAAGCCATTTTCATCTTTGGTACAGTCAAAGGCCTTTATAAATGGGAATTGGATTAATGCAAGCTGTAATAAAACGTTTGAAGTCATCAATCCAGCTAATGGAAGTGTGGTCGGATCTGTTCCTAATATGGATGTTAATGATGCTGCTCTCGCAATACAAGCAGCTAAGAATGCGTTTGAACAATCTGAGTGGCCTAAATTTACGGCCAAAGAACGTTCGAGTTTGTTGAAG AAATGGTTTCATATGAttgataaaaatgtaaatgaaatatcTTCTATTATGAGTGCGGAATCTGGAAAACCAATTCATGAAGCTCGTGGAGAAGTTGCCTATGGTAATGCTTTTATTGAATGGTTTGCGGAAGAAGCGCGCCGAATTTATGGGGACATAATACCGAGTCCGGTTAAAGATCGAGAAATAATTGTAATGAAACAGCCTTTAGGTGTCGCAGCTCTTATTACTCCGTGGAATTTCCCTTTAGCTATGATAACTCGAAAGGCCGGTGCGGCATTGGCAGCAG GCTGTACTATTGTGATCAAACCGGCTGAGGACACGCCACTTACAGCTCTAGCCCTTGTTAAACTGGCGGAGGAGGCTGGTTTTCCGGATGGAGTGATTAACATTGTAACGACGAATAATGCAGCGCCCATTGGTGATTTGTTTTGTAAGAGTCCTGATGTTAAGGGTATATCTTTCACTGGGTCTACAGAAGTTGGGAAATGGTTATTCCGAAAttcatcagatggaattaaacgTATATCATTAGAATTAGGTGGAAATGCTCCATTTATTGTGTTTAACACTGCGAACTTAGAAAAGGCTGCGGATGCTGCAATTGCTTCGAAATTTCGAAACTGTGGGCAGACTTGTGTATCAGCAAATCGCTTCTTTTTGCAACATGAAATACATgacaaatttattgatttaataaAACAACGGGTTGAATCACTAAAAGTTGGAGATGGTTCAAAGCCAGATGTTCAAATCGGTCCACTTATAAATAACATGCAATTTAAAAAG GTTAGCTCATACGTTGAAGACGCTCGTTCAAAAGGTGCTGAAATATTATTTGGTGGTAACCCACTAGAAAAGTTGGGAAAGCTATTTTACTCGCCGACAATAATCTCAAATGTGCCAGCTAATGCTAAGTTGTATACGGAGGAAGTTTTTGGACCCGTTGTCTCAATAGTCAAATTTAAAACCGAAGAAGAGGTTATACATGCTGCTAACAATTCCAGGCGGGGTCTTGCTGGATATTTTTTCAGTGAAAATATACAGCAAGTATTTCGTGTTGCTAGACTTTTGGAAGTTGGTATGGTTGGTGTTAATGAGGGATTAATTTCTGCCGCTGAAGCACCGTTTGGGGGTGTTAAAGAATCAGGTATTGGTCGCGAAGGTAGCCATCATGGTATTGACGAATACgtcgaaattaaatatatttgcatgggaaacttgaaatattaa